The genomic region GCCTGGTTCACGGCCGACTCGGACAGACCGCAGGTGCGCAATACCCGTCGCCGGATGAACGTCCTGCCGCCGAACCGCTCTTCAAGCACGGGCCGGAGGCCCGCGTCGAACATGGCCCGCATCTCAATCGGCACCCCCGGAAGAACCGCGATGAACAGCCCTTCCTCGTCAATGAAAAAACCCGGTGCAATGCCTACGGGGTTCTGAAGCAGCCTCGCGCCCGTCGGGATCAGCGCCTGCCGGTCGTTCGATGCGGCGAATTCTTTTCCCCTGCCGGCAAGTCTTGCGTGAATGGCCTTCAGCGCTTCATCGTTCAGCACCAGGCGTTTCTTGACGATCTTGGCGATCACCTTGCGCGTGATGTCATCCTCGGTCGGGCCGATTCCGCCGGTGATGATCGCTACTTCCACCCGTCCGAAAGCCCTCCGAAGCGCCTCTTCCATGTCCTGCTCGTCGTCCCCCACCACGGTCTTGAACGCGGTCTCAAGGCCGACGAGCATGAGCTCTTCCGAAAGGTAGAGGGAATTCGTGTCGAGCACGCCGCCCGACAGGAGTTCGGTGCCGGTGGCTATGATTTCAGCGCGCATAGAAGAATACCTTGATAAAGAATGGACAAAGGTTATTGTATCATCGTGTTGCACCCGACGTCAATTAAATTTGGCCCTCAGGAGACTGTTTAAAAAGTGTTTTAAGTGGTTCGACAAGCTCACCACGAACGGCTATAGATTTAAAATTCTATGATCCCTCCGTTCGCCCTGAGCTTGTCGAAGGGTGAACGAAGAGTTTTTCAACAACTTGTCAGAGGAGTTCGTAAGCCCATACCTTTCCATCACTGCGGGCCTCCTCAATTCGCTTCACAAGCCGCTTTTTGAAAAGGTTCAGAAGCCGCGTACCGCTCGTGTTCGCCTCAATTTTTTTAGCATCCGAGAGTTCTTTGGCTGTTACTCGTTTCTTTTTGACGATGAAGTCGAGCGTGTCCTTGAGATAATTATTGAGATTTCCCAAAACAACCCTGCTGCCGTCCCGCATCTCCGCCATGACCGCGAGGTCCTTTCGTTCGATGGCGACCTCGATGTTCTCTTTCTGGTTTTCGTTCAACCCCGCAAGGAGCAGGTACTTGTCCCCATATTCTCCGCCGAGGAGGCGCGACACGAGCTTTGTCACGATCTCGTCTGCGCAGGAATAGTCGATCACCCCGATCTTCGAGAAATCAAGGGCCACCACGGCGCCGTTCGGCTCATCTTTAATGTCCCGCTCGATCCGCTCCCGGATCGCCTGTCCCGAAGGCCGGGTGACAAGGTCCTTTGAGCCGTTACCGAGTTCTTCTTTTAAGAGTTTATAGAGGTCGTACTTGATCATTCCAGTTCCCGTTTCTCTATCTTCTTTCCCCGGCCCTGCCGGAGAAGGTCAGTAATTGAAATCAGTTTATTAACGATGAGGTGAGCCACCCAGCGAAGCGAGGATGGTTCGACTGTTTTCGTTAGATTTCAAAGTTGCGCTCACTCAACTCCTCGCAAACCCCATCCAATCCTGGGAATAAGGAACCTGCCGTGATGCCCATGTACCCGAGTTCACGGACGACTTGTTTGCGGTCGCGGATGGGGAGATCAATTGCCCAGAGGTACTTTTTGCCATCAGACTCTTTGGTCTTAATGTAAGATTCAATATCGTCGACATTCGTAACTGTTGAAGCCGCCTGTTGTGGAATCATCCTCTCATTTTCGATTGCGAGGAACTCTCCAATCGATAAATGAGGTCCAGCGGTCGCCAGCATGTGCAATTGATTCAAGTCGATTTTCCACTGGGCTTGATCGAATACGTGGATTCTTACCTTATCCGCTGGAACAGCTTCGGCGGCCTTATCATTTGAGATGCCACGATAGGCAAAGAACGCTGCAACATAGGGAGAATACGTCCAATCGAGTAGAGGCGTGGGATAACCATGGTGCTGAACCAAATTATAAAAAAAGCACCATTCTCATTTGGGTTTTCCAAATTGAAGACATGCTTTGTCCTTGCACTTAGATGCTTGTGCAGCACTTGAATGTCTTCATTTAAAAATCGCGTGAGATCGGCCCGGTTAGCACGATGAAACGATGTTCGCAAGCGCCACGGCTTGTTCTGACCACGAAAGAGGAATCTCCTCCCCTCCAGGCTAGCCACATATTCTTTGAATGCGCCCCATTCTTTGTTTTGTGCGACAAGTTCCGATGGTTTATCCGCCATAGACAGTGGCAACGTGCAGTTGCCTTTCGTACCGCTGTTGGTAGTCCACGAAAGTTTCAGAGAGTCGCTTTCCCAAGAACCATTTACATCAGCGTAGTTGGAAATACCTACGTTCTCTGTGTAGTGGTCCCGAATTTTGTCCGCGGAAGTAGGTATCCCGGGAGGATCAATCGGCAGAATCAAATCGGTACGAAATTGGAAATTCTTATTCTTGTTTTCAGTATGAAACCAGGCAGCGGTGCTGGGTAGTGTTTTATTGGTTTCGTTAAGATAAGCAACTCCCTGATAGTGCGATGAGCGCTCATCTATATTCACGATAATCACTCCTTCGCTGGAGCCGATATATCTTCCAATCCACTGTCCCCTCATATCTTGTGCCTACCTTTCATTTAGCCATCTATTATTCCAACGATTGCATGGTCGAATACCATTCACTTTCAGGTGATTCACTCATGGCTCGCTGCATTCAATCTTACCTACATTGTTTTGTAGGTTGCCCGGCTTTCCTTGATTAGGAATCCGATCTTCCGTTTGGGCTTTTCCTCTATCGCCATAAGCTGTCGTATAGCCTCGAATACGATCTGGAACTGGCCGTCGTATTTCTTTTCGAGCTCATCGAGTTTCCGCGCCAGATCCTTGTGCGATGCGATCATCTCCCGAAGTTTCACAAAGGCCCGAATGATGAGGATATTGACTTCTATCGCGCGATCGCTGTTCAGCACGCTTGAGAGCATGGCAACGCCCTGCTCCGAAAAGGCATAGGGCAGGTATTTCCGGTGCTTTCCTCGCCCTTGCTTTAAGGTCACAAATTGTGACCTTAAAGCCTTGTCCTCATCTTCGCTCAACTGAAACATGAAATCAGAAGGAAAGCGTTTGATGTTCCGCTTTACCGCCTGATTCAGCACTTTGGCCTCCACGCCGTATAACTCCGCCAAGTCGCCATCGAGCATGACTTTCTGCCCTCGTACTAGAAATATTTTGTGCTCTATCAATTCAGCAGTGACTATCGGTTTCATAACATCCATCTCCAGCCCCTATGCAAAAAGAGAAATTTCCCCTCACCCCGACCCTCTCCCCGAGGGGGGCGAGGGAGTAAAGACGTATGGTTCAATTGAATCAATTGAACCATAAATGAGCGGATTTGTCAAGGGGAAATTTCAGAAAAAAATGCTGGATGGATTCCCGCTTTCGCTGGAATGACGAAAAGACATCTTTAAAAAAATAAAAATCACACTTCAGGCAGCATGATATTTATCTGGCTGCCGGGGAAGGCTCTGAGATTCGTTTCCTTCGCCTTGCCCCTGGCCCATGCGGGAATAAGAGAAAGTCTGGCCGTTCCCGAGCGGATGGAGAGCTTGCCCTGCCATTGTTCAACGAACCGCCGGACAGCGGCGAGGCCGTGTCCCCTGCCCTCGTCTTCGTACCGGGAAGCGCCGTGAAGGAACGCTTTCTCGATGGCATCGAGATCGCCTCGCAGCTTGAAACGTTCTGCCAGAGATTTTCGAAATCCGATGCCCACGTCCATGACCGCGATCTTGACGACATTCTTATTCATGCTTTGGAACCGGTATTTCTGGATGCCAACAAATCCCTTATTCTCGCTGTGCTCGGTTACGTTCTGGCAGACTTCGGAGAGTGCAACGATAAAATTGTTTATCGCCCGGTCGTCG from Nitrospirota bacterium harbors:
- a CDS encoding STAS-like domain-containing protein, translated to MIKYDLYKLLKEELGNGSKDLVTRPSGQAIRERIERDIKDEPNGAVVALDFSKIGVIDYSCADEIVTKLVSRLLGGEYGDKYLLLAGLNENQKENIEVAIERKDLAVMAEMRDGSRVVLGNLNNYLKDTLDFIVKKKRVTAKELSDAKKIEANTSGTRLLNLFKKRLVKRIEEARSDGKVWAYELL
- a CDS encoding ORF6N domain-containing protein, producing the protein MKPIVTAELIEHKIFLVRGQKVMLDGDLAELYGVEAKVLNQAVKRNIKRFPSDFMFQLSEDEDKALRSQFVTLKQGRGKHRKYLPYAFSEQGVAMLSSVLNSDRAIEVNILIIRAFVKLREMIASHKDLARKLDELEKKYDGQFQIVFEAIRQLMAIEEKPKRKIGFLIKESRATYKTM
- a CDS encoding ATP-binding protein, which produces MNQITEETFEQTLQSFITSEQIDLRDVTFIDPYGMLGLLEIGELCMLEDVKKTVLLPQSGEVCAYLERMDFFTHARRYFSLDQSPCQPTNQKIRTPESDVLLEITPIERSNDIHAIVGTVRERAQAILATHLHYDDRAINNFIVALSEVCQNVTEHSENKGFVGIQKYRFQSMNKNVVKIAVMDVGIGFRKSLAERFKLRGDLDAIEKAFLHGASRYEDEGRGHGLAAVRRFVEQWQGKLSIRSGTARLSLIPAWARGKAKETNLRAFPGSQINIMLPEV